GAATCGGGAGATTTGTACCATTGCTTTCCGGGGTGACTTTCTTTCCAACGGCCTCAACGGCGAGATTATCGGATGCGATAGCTGCGACTTCGCTGTCGATGATCCAGTTGAGAAGTTTGGGGTCAAAGCCGTCAAGGACGGCGCAGGCTTTGGTGATACTGTCATCAGGATTGCCTTTCATACGCATGATCATCTGATCGAGGCCGGTCCAGAGACAGAGTATATCTCCTTTTTCGATCTCTACGCCGTCTTTTTCCATGATGCGCATCAGATCGTCGTAACCAACTTCTTTACGGGGAAATTCACCGAACTCACTAAACAAATCTACAAGCACGCCTCTGCCCTGTACACCATGCTCGGCCATGTGCTCGATACCAAGTGCTTTGGCTTTGGTTTCGTGAGTCTCACTATCCATGATAACATCTTCATCTACCCGAAAGCCGTTGTAATACACCGGCTGTGGGCTGCCGTCACCCATCACATCGAACAGCTTACCGCGGTGCGCAAGGCTGTCCCATTGGGTGGAATATTGGGTATGTAGCAATACAACATCATCAGAACCAATATCAACATGCTTTTCATCAACCTGATTCCAGAGGTAGTTGAAGTAAGGCGCATCATTACGGATGACCGGCTTCAGCATAGGCGGAAAACGAACTTTGTTGATGACCTGACCGCCGGGATAGTCCAGTGGTAAACTCAGGCAGAATGTCTTTCCTACTTTAACTTCGGCGATACCCTGAAGGACTTTCTTTTGATCGATTAAATTCAAGCGACCTAATTGATCGTTCTCACCCCAATCTCCCCAAGTGGAGGATTCCGGGCGGATTTTCCAACGTTTTGATTTAACCACAGAGTTCACAGAGTTACGCAGAGTTTTTGGGAGTTAAAATTAATCTTTCTATGCCATTCTTTAAACTGAGCACATTGAAGTTTATGAGAAGTCCGTATTTGATGTTTGACAATTTCATGTAGGAGAGAAGCTGCGCCTTATGTATATCAAGTATTTTTTCGACTGTTTTGAGTTCAATAATTACTGTTCGATTAACCAACAAGTCAATTCTATACCCACAGTCTAATTTACTACCCTTATAGATTAACGGAAGTGCTTTTTGGGTTTCAACTTCAAATCCAGCTTCAATTAATTCAAATGCAAGTGCATGTTCATAAGCCGACTCAAGTAATCCCGGCCCCAGTTCGGAATGTACAGTATATGCACATTTCAAAATGTTATATGTAAGGTCGTTAACACTCACCCAAAAAAACTCCGTGAAACTCTGCGTACTCTGTGGTTCAAACCTTAGCGAGTACCCGATCTACCATTTGCGGTGCAACACCTACATAATTCAACGGATCTAAAAGCGTATCGATATCACTCTCGGTTAGGAGCGTCGTGATTTCCTCATTTTCCATTAGTGCCTCTTTCAAACTCTTTTTCTCGTCCCAGGCTTTGCCGGCTGCGCTGTACACCAAATCATGCGCTTTCTTTTTTCCGATTTTTGGGGCAAGTCCCATCATTGCGGCTTCTGACATGATAAGCCCGCCGCTGAGCAGGATGTTGTCTTTCATTTGCTGCTCAGCTACGACGAGGTTTTTCAGGATGAAGGCCGAGTGTTTAAGGCTTCCGGAGATCAGCAGGAAGGATTCGGGGATGACCATCCATTCGAGGTGCATTTGTCCTAAGGCACCGCGCTCGTGTTCCTGAATCATGGAGGTGAGCTGTGAGCTGCTGAGTTCTCTGAGTTTGTGCGCGTTGGCGATGATAGGTTCGCAGGTGATGGGGTTTCGTTTTTGGGGAAGCGTTGTGCTTGCGCCTCTGCCCTGCTCAAAAGGTTCGCTAAGTTCTCCGATTTCGGAACGCATGAGGATGGCAATTTCCTGCGCGATTTTGGCTAAGGTTGCGGCCATCATGGCAAAAACGGAGGTCAATTCTGCCCAGGTATCGCGGGCGACGTGCCAGGAAACATCCGGAACAGCCAAATCAAGTGCTGCCATCATCAGTTCCTGAACCTTGAGACCCTGATCACCGAGGGTTGCGAAGGTTCCAACCGCTCCGGAGCACTGCCCAACCAGCAATCTGTGCTTCAGCTGTTGGATGCGCTCCCTGTGTCGCAGCATTTCATCTAACCATACCGCAGCTTTATAGCCAAAGGTGATGGGTGCGGCAAGTTGCTGAAAAGTACGTCCGGCCATCGGTGTATCGCGGTGTTTACGGGAGAGATCTGCCAGCGACTGAATAATTTGATTAAGGTATGACTCAGCGATATGAAGTCCGTCCCGCATTTGCAGTACGGTACCGGTATCGAGAATGTCCTGTGTAGTCGCACCGTAGTGCACCCAGCGGGCCGTTTCTGCGTCACAAGCCTTATTTAGCTGATGGACGAACGGCAGAATGGGGAAACCGACCCTGTCAAACTCGGCTTTCATGGCAGCCTGATCAATATGCTGGACTTTGGCCGCTGTTTTAATTTTATCGGATGTTCCCTGCGGGATGATACCAAGCTGTTCCTGCGCTACGGCAAGCGCTACTTCGGTTTCCAGCCATTTTTGGATCCGGCTTTCTTCCGAAAATACCTGACGCATTGCTGCGTCGGAGAACATGTCCTGAAAATAGGTGAATGAATACATTAGATTGGGTTTACCACAGAGGGCACAGAGGTTAACTACATACTCTGTGTACCTCTGCGTCCTCTGTGGTTTAAATTACTGTACTGTGAATTCGGTTATTTTCCTCCGCGCCTGTTCTGATGACATCACGCCGAAATAACTTATGTTGAATAAAGTAGCATAGGCTTTAAACTTTTGCTTGTAGCGCTCATTAATAAGAGCGGCATTGGTTTGCTGTGACTGATTGAGATGGACCACGTTTAGCAGAGACAATCTTCTAACGCCATCCAAATTAATCGGAACAATACAGTCAAATTCAGCAGCCATAGCGTAACCATGCTTTACGCATAACATCATTGAAAGCGCATCTACGGGTTTCTTAACCAGCTCATTAACCCTGCTTTCAATATCAATCTGTTCATTACTTATGCTCGTGTAATCTTTGAGCTCTATGAGCCAGAGTTTTTCTTCGGATTGGTTGTACCAGCTCACATCCATTTCCTTGAAATGAAAGGAACTCAACTTTTTGTATCCTGTGCAGTCGCTCAAGCGAAAATATGATCTATCCGGAAAAGTGAGCGTAATATTGCTTTCTGTAAATCGATTCATGCCTGCAAATCACGAAAGCCCAAAATCCAATTCCGTTTCTAAATCAGCCATTTTGATGGCTTCTTCTGAGATTTCATTTTCAGGAAAGCTTTCTCTAAGGTTATGACTTGTCGCTGAAACCGTTTTGTCTTTTTGCTTTTTGAGTATAAAGCAGAAGGCATCTGTTTCTGTTTGCATTGCGGAAAGATATACCTGCTTTAATACAAAGTAGCTATGCGTTGCCAAAAATATCTGCATACCTGATTTCGCCATCAAAAAAATCATGTCAACAAGAATACGAACGGCTTCCGGATGGAGCGCATTCTCCGGTTCATCCATAAAAAGAACCGCT
This genomic stretch from Cyclonatronum proteinivorum harbors:
- a CDS encoding GxxExxY protein, producing MSVNDLTYNILKCAYTVHSELGPGLLESAYEHALAFELIEAGFEVETQKALPLIYKGSKLDCGYRIDLLVNRTVIIELKTVEKILDIHKAQLLSYMKLSNIKYGLLINFNVLSLKNGIERLILTPKNSA
- a CDS encoding class-II fumarase/aspartase family protein; translated protein: MYSFTYFQDMFSDAAMRQVFSEESRIQKWLETEVALAVAQEQLGIIPQGTSDKIKTAAKVQHIDQAAMKAEFDRVGFPILPFVHQLNKACDAETARWVHYGATTQDILDTGTVLQMRDGLHIAESYLNQIIQSLADLSRKHRDTPMAGRTFQQLAAPITFGYKAAVWLDEMLRHRERIQQLKHRLLVGQCSGAVGTFATLGDQGLKVQELMMAALDLAVPDVSWHVARDTWAELTSVFAMMAATLAKIAQEIAILMRSEIGELSEPFEQGRGASTTLPQKRNPITCEPIIANAHKLRELSSSQLTSMIQEHERGALGQMHLEWMVIPESFLLISGSLKHSAFILKNLVVAEQQMKDNILLSGGLIMSEAAMMGLAPKIGKKKAHDLVYSAAGKAWDEKKSLKEALMENEEITTLLTESDIDTLLDPLNYVGVAPQMVDRVLAKV
- a CDS encoding cyclase family protein codes for the protein MVKSKRWKIRPESSTWGDWGENDQLGRLNLIDQKKVLQGIAEVKVGKTFCLSLPLDYPGGQVINKVRFPPMLKPVIRNDAPYFNYLWNQVDEKHVDIGSDDVVLLHTQYSTQWDSLAHRGKLFDVMGDGSPQPVYYNGFRVDEDVIMDSETHETKAKALGIEHMAEHGVQGRGVLVDLFSEFGEFPRKEVGYDDLMRIMEKDGVEIEKGDILCLWTGLDQMIMRMKGNPDDSITKACAVLDGFDPKLLNWIIDSEVAAIASDNLAVEAVGKKVTPESNGTNLPIHELCLFRLGVHLGELWHLAELATWLKQNNRSRFLLTAPPLRLTGAVGSPLTPIATV